DNA from Hwangdonia lutea:
ACAACCAACATCTTTTTCTACTTGTATTAGCAACACTTTTTATAAGCACCTCTGGGGCTTTGGGCAAACACATCGATATGCCAACACCCGTTATTATTTGGTGGCGTGCTAGTATTGCTGGGGTAATTCTTTTTATATTTTGCAAGTACAAAAAGATCAGCCTAAAAATAAATTCAAAAAAAGATCTGATTCTTTTTGTTTTAAGCGCCCTACTTATGGCAGGGCATTGGCTTACGTATTTCTATGCCTTAAAACTGTCAAATGTCGCCATTGGCATGTTATCCTTATTTGTTTATCCCATACTTACCGCATTTTTAGAACCGCTTTTCTTTAAAATAAAATTCGACTCCATTTATATATTCCTCGGCATTTTGGTGCTCATTGGCATTTACATATTGGCTCCAGAATTCGATTTGGAAAGTACTCACGTAAAAGGCATTCTGTTCGGATTGGCTTCGGCCTTAATGTATGCGTTACGCAATATTGTTTCAAAAAAACTCCTAAGCAATCAGTATCATGGTACCTCGATAATGCTATATCAAATTGGTATTGTTACTTTGGTTTTGTCCCCCGTTTTGGTTTTTATGGACACCTCTGGTATCGCGACCCAATATCCGTATGTTTTAACTTTAGCCATCTTAACTACGGCGATTGGACACAGCATGTTAGTTAACAGTTTAAAGCATTTTACCGTAAGCACCGCCAGTATAATTAGCAGTATTCAACCTATTTTAGGCATTGTAATCGCTTTCTTTTTTTTAAATGAAATACCAACTTGGAACACCTTTTTTGGCGGACTCATTATCCTTTCAACCGTGGCAATTGAAAGTGTGAGATCGAGTAGGCAATAGATTTTATTTTGTAAATCTCACTGGTTTTTTTCAATTATAAATTCATTTTCTTACTCTACACTTGTAGAATTAAAATATTTATTCTACATTTGTAGAGTTAATTCTAATATTGTAGAGCATGCAACTATCTAAAACCGAAGAAGATTTAATGAACCACTTGTGGAAACTCGAAAAAGCGTTTATGAAAGATTTATTGGATGAATATCCAGAGCCAAAGCCAGCGACCACAACCGTTGCCACACTTTTAAAACGAATGACAGACAAAGGTTTTATAGCTTATAACTTATTTGGAAAATCTCGCGAATATTATCCGTTGGTTAAAAAGAAAGACTATTTCTCAAAGCATGTAAACGGATTGATAAAAAACTTTTTTAACGATTCGGCAAGTCAGTTTGCATCGTTTTTTACCAAAGAAACCAATTTAACAAAAGAAGAATTAGAGGATTTAAAAAAACTAATCGATAACGAAATTAAAAACAAATAATCATGTTTTTACTTATTTTAAAATCCAGTGCCTGTTTAGCGGTTTTTATATTGTTTTACAAGTTGTTTCTTGAAAAAGAAAGCGTGCACCATTTTAAACGTTTTTATCTTTTGGGCGCTTTATTGGTTTCTATGGTTATTCCGTTTATAACCTTTACAGAATATATTCAAGTAGAACCTGGTCAAGAATTTATGCCGTTTCAACCCCTAGCATTTACCTATGCTGTTGTTGAAAAAAACACAACATGGCAAGAGTATATCCCTTATATTTTATGGAGTATTTATGCTTTGGGAGTCATCATATTTTCAATACGATTCTTAAAAAATCTATTTCAATTATTCCAGAAAATAAAAACCAACCCCAAATTTAAAAATCAAAACTTTATCAATGTTTTATTGGTCGATTTAATACATCCGCATACCTTTTTTAATTACATTTTCTTAAATAAAAACAAATACGAGCACAACCGCATCCCAAACGAAGTGCTCTGGCACGAGCAAACGCACGCCAAACAGAAACACGCTTTAGACATTCTATTTTTAGAAATACTTCACATTATATTTTGGTTTAATCCGTTGCTCTATTTTATAAAAAAAGACATTAAACTAAATCATGAGTTTTTAGCCGACCAAGCCGTTTTAAAACAGGGTGTCGACACTAAAAATTATCAACAATTATTACTTGCATGCTCATCTCCCGACGACTATCGGGATGCTAGAACTAATCAGCTAGCAAATGCCATCAATTATTCATTAATCAAAAAACGATTTACAGTTATGAAAACACAAACTTCAAAAAAAGTCTTTTGGCTTAAAGGATTACTTATTTTGCCCATTCTCGCTATGTTAATTTACGGTTTTAGTGAAAAAGAAATTGTTGAAAAGGAAATGGCTTCATTTAAATATTCAACTACTCAGGAAACAGAAAAAGGTGCTACAACAGCCATGATGAATGAGTATAAAGCATTCATAGAAGAAGTTGAAAAAACAAATACAATTTGGGCGCCAAAATTAAATAGAGCCATTGCCATTTATGATTTAATGACAGAGGCACAACGTGCAACGGTTAAAAAATATCCAGAATCGCCGCTTGCTAATTTGGCCACAATAAAACCAAAAACCCCAACCGAAACCTTATTCAATTCATGGAAAAACAAAACAGAATTTGCCATTTGGATTGATAGCAAACATGTACCCAATGAAACTTTAAATAATTACAAAGCTTCAGATTTTAAATATTACACCAGAAGTTTTGTATATAATAATGCTAGAAGCGAAAAATTCCCTCAGCCCTATCAAAATCATTTATACACAAAAAAAGGTTTTGAAGCATCTTATTTAAAAAGGAATGTAAATAATTATAAGAGTCTGAAAAACGACTATTTAAAAGCTAAAAAAGAATTTATAAATTCGGGTAAAAAAGATGATTCTGAATTACGGATTTTAAAAGTTAGATTAGATAAACTTTATAATTTGCTTTCAAAAGAAAACATTGAGAAATATAATGTTAAATTAATTTCTTCAACAAACAAGTTAGAATTACAACAAAAACGCGATAAACACGTCCTCATCTTAATAAACAAAAAAGGACAATTATTAGTAAATGATAATTTATGTAAAATTAAAAACCTAAAAAATCATTTGAAAAAATTGTCCACAGAAGAAAGTGAAATTTCAAGCGTAGACATAAAAACTGATACTGATGCGCCAAAAGAAATAATAAATAAGGTTATAAAGACTTTAAGAGAATTAGGCATTCTTAAGGTTAATCTTAATAAAGATACTTATGAAAAACCTACCCAACAAAAAGCAACACCAAAAGAAGTTGCCGAATATAATAAGCTAGCAAAACACATGAGTAAGCAAATAAAAAATAAAGGCTCCATCAAGCTCAAACAAGTAAAAAGGCTTAAGCATCTTTATAGCTTAATGAGCAATAACCAAAAAGAACAAGCAGAACCGTTTCCAGATTTATCCTTAGTGCCACCACCGCCACCGCCAGCCCCAAAACCGGCAAAAGCAGAATTGGTTGAAGTTCCTGCAAAATCACCAAAAGCTCCAAAAGCTCCAAAGCCTCCAAAAACGGACAAAACAAAAGAAGTTGTACCGCCACCTCCTCCGCCAGTAATAAAACCATCGGGCGAAAATAATAGCAATCATTCTGAAGAACTACAAAAAGCATGGAAAGCTTTTAAAACAGAAGGCGATACATATGGGGAGGCCGTACAAAATTATTCAACAAACAAAAAAGGAACATTAAGCGCATTGAATAAGAAATACAAAGAAGTTATGAAACTTTACAAAGCCTACCATGACATTGCAAAAAACGAAAACCAAAATGCAGTTCCGCCACCGCCGCCTCCAATGGATCCTTTTTCAACTTACTCTAGTCTGGCACAAAGAACCAAATATATTCCTGTAAATAGAGAGAATAACCTGCAACGCTTAAGAGTACTCTACGATAAAATATCAGATTCTAAAAAAAACAAAGTTGAGTCCCCAGATAGTATCGGTAATTACATCAAACAATTAAATAGTCTAACAGCTGAACAAACTAAAAAAGTTACCAAACTATTAAACAATATAAATAAAAAGGCTAAATCTGAGGGCAGAAAATTTTATTCGACAGAAGAATATAAAATGCTAGAAGACTTATATGCTAGTATGATATCAAACTAAAAAATATACTATAAACCGTTTCTTAACCTGTTACAATATATTCTCCCACTTGTTTACCACTATCATCTATCATTTTTACTTCAAGCTTATCTTTATTTGCAATAAGGTTTGTAATGGTTCTATTTCCTTTTTTGGGGCCACCACCAATAATAATTGGATAGGAATGGTCTTTACTCGGTAAATGCACACCATGCCTATGCGTATGTCCCGCAATAACAAGATCTATTTTATACTTCTCAAACAAAGGGCTAAATACTTTCCGGCAATGTAAAGTGCCATGCCAATCTCCAGAATGATAAGGAGGAATGTGCATAAATACTACCTTGTATTTAGCACTTTTACATTCTGGTTTCTGCATTTCTTTTTCAAACCAAAGGGCTTGCTTTACCCTAAAGGCATCAAAGTCTACAATGCCAGAGTATTCATCATCATCATCCGGTTTATCTTCTCCAGTATCTAACAATGTTAAATGCACTGGCCCCTTTGTAAAAGAAAAGAAATACTCGTTGGTAGGATATGAAAAATAGTTTTTTAATTCTGATCTAAATTTACCCCTGGTTTCATGATTTCCTCTCAGCATTATAAACGGTTTGTTATTTGCAAACAAACTAGCGCATGGCGTCAATAAGTTCCTAATTATTTGAGCCTCGTCTTCTTCATAATCAAACATATCTCCATTCATTATAGCAAAATCAAAAGGTCTGTTATTTACTTTCAACAAATCACCAAATGAATATGGCCTATCATGAATATCATTAAAAATAACACAACTTACCTCATCTTCATCTAGCTTAGGTGTTTTAAGTGTAAATTCATCTGATTTTATTTTGGTTCCATATTTTAAATCATATGGTTTAAATTCAATAATTTCTTTAGACACTACTTTGTATTTATACGTTGTATTTGGTTCAAGATTATTTAACCTAATACAATTTATTCGGTTATAAGCTGTAACAAAACCATCAGAAACTGTATGTGCTTTTTGTGTTAAATTACTTATTCCAAATTCTACCCAACTATAGGCTTTATTATTTGTAATAAACATAACATCAACAGAATTGGAAGTTAGATTTTGCAGATATGGAAATGTAAGAAAGGTATGTTCGTTATTATTAGATACTACCAAATCGCTTTCATTATTTGCTAACGCAGTACTTGTTGACACCAAACCGACAGTAGCGGTTAAAGCGCTAGCTTTTGCCACATCTTTCAAAAATGTTCTACGGTTATTTTTACTGTTTTTTTCCATCTAATGTTAGTTTATTTTTAGCAATTAATCTGTTTTCCATTTGAAATAGCCTTTAGATTATAAAAATTCATCTGAGACAAAT
Protein-coding regions in this window:
- a CDS encoding BlaI/MecI/CopY family transcriptional regulator — its product is MQLSKTEEDLMNHLWKLEKAFMKDLLDEYPEPKPATTTVATLLKRMTDKGFIAYNLFGKSREYYPLVKKKDYFSKHVNGLIKNFFNDSASQFASFFTKETNLTKEELEDLKKLIDNEIKNK
- a CDS encoding DMT family transporter, translated to MNNQHNQHLFLLVLATLFISTSGALGKHIDMPTPVIIWWRASIAGVILFIFCKYKKISLKINSKKDLILFVLSALLMAGHWLTYFYALKLSNVAIGMLSLFVYPILTAFLEPLFFKIKFDSIYIFLGILVLIGIYILAPEFDLESTHVKGILFGLASALMYALRNIVSKKLLSNQYHGTSIMLYQIGIVTLVLSPVLVFMDTSGIATQYPYVLTLAILTTAIGHSMLVNSLKHFTVSTASIISSIQPILGIVIAFFFLNEIPTWNTFFGGLIILSTVAIESVRSSRQ
- a CDS encoding FN3 domain-containing metallophosphoesterase family protein, with protein sequence MEKNSKNNRRTFLKDVAKASALTATVGLVSTSTALANNESDLVVSNNNEHTFLTFPYLQNLTSNSVDVMFITNNKAYSWVEFGISNLTQKAHTVSDGFVTAYNRINCIRLNNLEPNTTYKYKVVSKEIIEFKPYDLKYGTKIKSDEFTLKTPKLDEDEVSCVIFNDIHDRPYSFGDLLKVNNRPFDFAIMNGDMFDYEEDEAQIIRNLLTPCASLFANNKPFIMLRGNHETRGKFRSELKNYFSYPTNEYFFSFTKGPVHLTLLDTGEDKPDDDDEYSGIVDFDAFRVKQALWFEKEMQKPECKSAKYKVVFMHIPPYHSGDWHGTLHCRKVFSPLFEKYKIDLVIAGHTHRHGVHLPSKDHSYPIIIGGGPKKGNRTITNLIANKDKLEVKMIDDSGKQVGEYIVTG
- a CDS encoding M56 family metallopeptidase codes for the protein MFLLILKSSACLAVFILFYKLFLEKESVHHFKRFYLLGALLVSMVIPFITFTEYIQVEPGQEFMPFQPLAFTYAVVEKNTTWQEYIPYILWSIYALGVIIFSIRFLKNLFQLFQKIKTNPKFKNQNFINVLLVDLIHPHTFFNYIFLNKNKYEHNRIPNEVLWHEQTHAKQKHALDILFLEILHIIFWFNPLLYFIKKDIKLNHEFLADQAVLKQGVDTKNYQQLLLACSSPDDYRDARTNQLANAINYSLIKKRFTVMKTQTSKKVFWLKGLLILPILAMLIYGFSEKEIVEKEMASFKYSTTQETEKGATTAMMNEYKAFIEEVEKTNTIWAPKLNRAIAIYDLMTEAQRATVKKYPESPLANLATIKPKTPTETLFNSWKNKTEFAIWIDSKHVPNETLNNYKASDFKYYTRSFVYNNARSEKFPQPYQNHLYTKKGFEASYLKRNVNNYKSLKNDYLKAKKEFINSGKKDDSELRILKVRLDKLYNLLSKENIEKYNVKLISSTNKLELQQKRDKHVLILINKKGQLLVNDNLCKIKNLKNHLKKLSTEESEISSVDIKTDTDAPKEIINKVIKTLRELGILKVNLNKDTYEKPTQQKATPKEVAEYNKLAKHMSKQIKNKGSIKLKQVKRLKHLYSLMSNNQKEQAEPFPDLSLVPPPPPPAPKPAKAELVEVPAKSPKAPKAPKPPKTDKTKEVVPPPPPPVIKPSGENNSNHSEELQKAWKAFKTEGDTYGEAVQNYSTNKKGTLSALNKKYKEVMKLYKAYHDIAKNENQNAVPPPPPPMDPFSTYSSLAQRTKYIPVNRENNLQRLRVLYDKISDSKKNKVESPDSIGNYIKQLNSLTAEQTKKVTKLLNNINKKAKSEGRKFYSTEEYKMLEDLYASMISN